From a region of the Flavobacteriales bacterium genome:
- the cadA gene encoding cadmium-translocating P-type ATPase, with product TIRKGEKVLAGMINVGGVIEIKVTKLFSESSIARILDLVQNATARKAQTELFIRKFARIYTPIVVLFATLLTTLPYFFVNDYVFADWLYRALIFLVISCPCALVISIPLGYFGGIGAASRNGILFKGSNYLDLMTKVNTVVVDKTGTLTKGVFKVKEIKSDIFPKEEFIALASSIESQSTHPIAKAIVEYSGDAHKEIKISQVEEIPGHGLKAIFSGEIVLAGNTKLLKKFNIAYPKEIDSIVDSIVVVAMNETYVGYITVADEVKEDAKQAVDDLHSMNIEVIMLSGDKQAVVNDVAIILGIKTAFGDLLPQGKVEKVEVLKSDKSRIIAFTGDGINDAPVLALSDVGIAMGGLGSDAAIETADVVIQTDHPSKISTAIQIGKATKKIVWQNIILAFGVKAVVLALGAGGIATMWEAVFADVGVALLAILNAVRIQKFKFN from the coding sequence ACCATTCGAAAAGGAGAAAAAGTTTTGGCGGGAATGATCAACGTGGGTGGAGTGATTGAAATTAAAGTGACAAAACTATTTTCTGAAAGTTCCATTGCCCGCATTCTTGACTTAGTTCAGAATGCAACTGCCCGAAAAGCACAAACCGAATTATTCATTCGGAAATTTGCAAGAATTTACACGCCCATCGTTGTTTTGTTTGCCACACTTTTAACAACGCTGCCTTATTTTTTTGTGAATGACTATGTGTTTGCCGATTGGCTCTATCGTGCGTTGATATTCCTCGTAATTTCTTGTCCATGTGCGTTGGTCATTTCTATTCCGCTCGGATATTTTGGAGGAATCGGAGCCGCTTCTCGTAATGGAATTTTATTCAAGGGATCGAATTACTTAGACCTGATGACAAAGGTGAATACAGTAGTGGTAGATAAGACAGGAACACTTACGAAGGGTGTTTTCAAAGTGAAAGAAATAAAATCCGATATTTTTCCTAAAGAAGAATTTATCGCACTTGCCTCTTCCATTGAATCACAATCAACGCATCCTATTGCTAAAGCCATTGTAGAATATAGTGGAGATGCGCATAAGGAAATCAAAATTTCACAAGTAGAGGAGATTCCCGGACATGGTCTGAAAGCAATTTTTTCTGGTGAAATTGTGCTTGCCGGAAACACCAAGCTATTAAAGAAATTCAATATTGCTTATCCAAAAGAAATAGATTCAATTGTTGATTCAATTGTGGTTGTAGCAATGAACGAAACGTATGTTGGGTACATTACTGTTGCCGATGAGGTGAAAGAAGATGCTAAACAAGCTGTGGATGATTTGCATTCGATGAACATAGAAGTCATTATGCTTTCGGGTGACAAACAAGCAGTGGTTAATGACGTTGCAATCATATTAGGAATAAAAACTGCTTTCGGAGATCTTCTCCCACAGGGGAAAGTTGAAAAGGTAGAAGTTCTAAAATCTGATAAGTCCAGGATAATTGCTTTCACAGGTGACGGGATAAACGATGCACCTGTGTTGGCTTTGAGTGACGTTGGAATTGCTATGGGAGGATTAGGAAGCGATGCAGCCATTGAAACAGCCGATGTTGTAATTCAAACCGATCATCCTTCCAAAATTTCAACTGCCATCCAAATCGGAAAAGCGACAAAGAAAATTGTTTGGCAAAATATTATCCTTGCGTTTGGTGTTAAAGCAGTTGTGCTCGCATTAGGTGCAGGAGGAATTGCCACCATGTGGGAAGCCGTTTTTGCAGACGTAGGAGTTGCTTTGTTGGCGATATTGAATGCGGTTAGGATACAGAAATTCAAATTCAACTAA